ACAGGTCATGGACGAAAccctaggtcaagcatgggatagattcaaaggcctatTGCGGAAAACtcctactcatggatttgataaacctacaatagtcattctttttcTTGGAGGATTAAAAtgcactacaagaaaaaattaaattacatacagacaaaatccgtatataaggtcaaaaatccgtatataacacttAGTTACATACGACttatatacggacaaaaatccgtatataaaactatcgtagataaattatatacggatatatccgtatataatttatatacggattgtTCCGTAtgtaaaatctgtatataaattatatacggaaaaatccgtatataaaatccgtatataaattatatacggaaaaatccgtatataatttatatacggaaaaatccgtatgtaacttacggttttataaaaaaaaaatagatgatcTCATATCTACACCCAATAACTAATAGTTTAATATActgataaaaatcaaataaaactgtcaaattataaaaaataataccaaatatatctcaatttttattaaaacgtGATGTTTACAACTGGATGGTCCTACCTCATTGTAACTAGATTGTTATAGGATATTACAGAAATTACGGCAGAGGTAACTGACTATGCAATATATACTATTATACTATTGAGACAAAAATTAGTCATGTTATATTCTACTTTGGTCCATTGCAAAAGTTACAAAACTATGAAACTATGGTCGAACTGGTAGAGCTTTGGGCAAAGCCTCATGAGCAGAGTGACTGACAGAGTCTGAAGCTTGCAATAAGAGGAAATGAAGGGAGAATAGTCTCCACTTCCATCTCCAAGTTCTTCTCCATCACTCCAATCATGAATGTCAGCCTTAAGAAGTGAAGGATCTCTGCATATCAGATCCCACAATGCAAAGTTCTTCCTTGGCATCATAAAGT
This sequence is a window from Vigna angularis cultivar LongXiaoDou No.4 chromosome 2, ASM1680809v1, whole genome shotgun sequence. Protein-coding genes within it:
- the LOC128195595 gene encoding inorganic pyrophosphatase 2-like, whose translation is MVRPYAMDLLFLLTDFIEKGLVIERIQDLISEEDKRLIYLGDGSGDYCPSLRLKEKDFMMPRKNFALWDLICRDPSLLKADIHDWSDGEELGDGSGDYSPFISSYCKLQTLSVTLLMRLCPKLYQFDHSFIVL